In Trachemys scripta elegans isolate TJP31775 chromosome 13, CAS_Tse_1.0, whole genome shotgun sequence, the sequence GTAAAAGTGAGTTGTCTATCATCATAAGTGAATGCCAGCTTGTATTGACATTTTGGATCTAATGGAatagagaaaaatgtatttgccAGATCAATCATTGAGTATCATTGGGCACCCACAGTGATCAATGACATTATCTCAGGGAACTTGGCCACCACCGGGGCCATCCATGGTGTAGCCTTATTAAGTCCCCTATAGTCAACGGTAAGTCGCCACGTCCCATTGGCCTTTCTTACGGGCCAAATAGGTGAGTTGCAGAGACTCTCACACGGGATCAGTATATTCTGCTGGATGAGTGCCTTAATGGTGGGTTTGATTCCCTCGTGGGCCTCAGCAGAATATTGGTATTGCTTTATTGGCTTTGGGTCGGGGCCTTGAATATTAACTAGAGCTTTTATTTTTCCACAGCTAAGTTtggaaacatattccagttacattatattcacattcattagcatattttcataaaataataTAGAGTGGAACGTCACACCTGTATATACCAATACTCACTGTATAAGGCTCCCCAAATCCCCTTCTACTTTGATAGTAACCATGGGACATCCCCACTGGTCATTTTTcaggtgcttcaccaccctcctactgaaataatgtttcctaatatccaatctagaccccacccccccgcactgcaacttgagactattgctccttgttctgtcatctgccaacactgagaacagccgagctccatcctctttggaaccccctttcaggtagttaaaggctgctagcaaatcccccctcactcttcccttctgcagactaaacaagcccagttccctcagcctatcctcgtaagtcatatgccccagccccccgattatttttgttgccctccactggactctctccaatttgtctgcatctttctgtagtgggggacccaaaactggactcaatatactccagatgtggccttaccagtgccaaataaaggggaataatcacttccctccagctgctgccagtgctcctactaatgcagcccaatatgccattagccttcttggcaacaagagcacactgctgactcatatccagcttctcatccactgtaatccccaggtccttttctgcagaattgctgcttagccagttggtccccagcctgtagcagtgcatgggattcttccatccaacATGCAGTattctgcacttgtctttgttgaacctcgccagatttcttttggcccaatcctgcaatttgtctaggtcactttgaACCCTAtgcctaccctccagtgtatctacctctccccactgcttagtgtcatctgcgaacttgctgagggtgcaatccatcccatcatccagatcattaataaagatgttgaacaaaactggcctcaggaccgacccctcgggtactccacttgataccagctgccagaTAGACATCAAACtgttgatcattacctgttgagcccgacaatctagccagctttctatccaccttatagtccatccatccaatctatacttttttaagttgctggcaagaatactgtgggagaccatatcaaaagctttgctaaagtcaagatatatcatgtccaccactttccccatatccacagagcccattatctcatcatagatggCAATCAGGTTTGtcagcatgacttgcccttggtgaatccatgttaactgttcctgatcaccttcctctcctccaagtgcttcaaaatggtttccttgaggacctgctccatggtttttccAGGGACCAAGGAGAAGCTGATTGTGGTAATGATCTAATCAGGCTGGTGGAGTAAGAACTCAATTGTCCCCATCAGCCCACTGATGATAAAAGAGGCACAGGAAGACAGTGCAAGGAGATGGCGAGAAATGAATGAACgagcaaacaaacaagcaaacaaaacagggcTAGCTGAGCCTAGCCATAAGAGGCTCAGAGTAGGAAGATCTCTGTTTCCCCCCAAGTCCTGCTGCGAGGGCCTAAAGCTTGACAAGGATTGTAAATAGGTGGGAGCATGGGGGACTGTGGTGATATTGGTGAAGGGAACTAGAAATGAAGTGTCATTAAGGGCACACCTAGTGGACTCTGTGTCATTTCTGCAAGGAAGCTGGAGGAAGGCCCCCGTTACAGACAGATGCCATGAACCAGCAGTATGGCTGACTCAGATCTCTTGCCTTGCAGTGGAATGTTTCTCCTCCCAAACACCAGGAGTACAGACAGGGACGGGGCTGGACCGGGAGCCATGGGCTAAGGCcaaggccacagctgggggtgggccagggctgggctggaagcaggctgggagtggagcctCTGCTGAGGGtggagccagagcagagctggggcagagtgaGGCTGGGTAGTGCTCCCTCACTGCCCCCCGTGGAGGCTGGCCTGGCCCCGCCATGCCCCCCTAAATGTTCATCTGCACCCTCACTGGTGGGGCGTGCCCCAtattttggggaccactgctataaGGCCTATCCCTGCTCTAGGGCCTGTGTCGAgggattcccagcttgaggaagATCAGGCATAGATTATTCTACCCAGATCCCATGTGAGCCCTGCTAGCATTGTGGGCTGGTGTGGAGAGGGTGGAGCTAAGTCATTCTGTGCCCCCTCAGGTTGCACAGATGGAGTAGTCCCTGAACAGGGGGACTGGGATGGAGGGTGGACCTTAGCCAGGCTTCGCAATGTGGGAGGTAAAGGCTGCTCCTCGGTGGTGAGGGGTTTTGCTGGCCTCTCAgatgcccccttcctgcccaaaTCATCGGTACCAGAATTAAAAGCCTGGTTACTCTTGCAGCCAACACGGTGAGGATCAATGAGTGCACTCCCCATGCTGGGGTAACTTACACCTTATTCTGGGAAATGACCAGAGAAGTTCTAGCAGCTCTAGGAGTTGGAGCATCCTCAGCAACAGCTTTCAGCTATTATTCAAATCTCAGCTTCTAGGACAGAAGTGTTCCATATAAACTTTTGTAATCAAGATGCAAAAGAACTAATCAGAGCACACCCTGAGATTGGCCGCTACCTGCCACCGAAAGAGAATGCTGTGGCAATTTTTAAATGGGCAAAGGAACAAGAGGTAGGTGGAAGGTGGGAACCAAAAATACCTGTTCCATTCAGTGTCCCCCTGAGAATCAATCCAGGTCTATCCTGAGCCCAGTGCACACTGGGACAGGACTTTCGGGGCATTGTTAGTGCTGTGTATGTTGGTCTGAGGCTGTGGTCCGTATCTTGCTGCTGAGTTTCAGTCTATTAGATGCTGTTTGATTAGGTTTTGCTCAGCAGGAGCATTTATCCTCACGTGAACTCAGAGttgagtggggagctgcaggatgGCTGAACTGGGAGTCCTCTCACCATGGGCACCAGGTGTGTATAATTttgtgtggtgcccagaacaggtccaagcagAGCCATCCCATCCATAGGATGGACTGAAGCAACTGACCcgggccccacactttggggggccctgtgctGCAGGGGGATGCGGGGTCCAGGATGGCCGAGGGGGTTAACGGGGGGCATGGCACCGGCAGCAGTGAGAGACCCGCCCCTCCCAGCTTCCGGCATcgcctggggaagggggcagaagccagaaagaggaagggtgggaacttgggggaatgggtggaatggggatggggtggagcaggggtgggaacaggcaggggcagagcaggggcagaaagaggcggggcTGAGTcttggggtggagcgggggcggagcagggacgagaagaggcggggcaagcGGGGCAGGCTGGGTCCGGGTTGCTCCCTGCTGCCAGCTCCAGGACCCCCGCTAagccccccaggctgccctggaccctgcaTCCCCCTGAAGTGCAGGCCCCCCAAAGTATGGGGCCCAGGGCAGTTGCCCCAGTCTGTTCTATGGACGGGacggctctgaaaatataagcctaaacattggtggagccgggcccacgTTCCTGAATATTGGAGGAGTACAGGCACCACGGGCCCCTATAACTCGCCGCCTGTGCCTCTCACCACATGCCCCAATGGCCATAGAAGAAACCCGACCATGAGCTTGCACATATTTCCTACTCGACTCAGCAAACAAATGTGATTGGCTAAAACTCCTAGATCCTTGCTAGAAGAGCAACCCACGCAGCTCTCCATGGTTTGCAGTGAGACATCCCAGCACTGATGCAGCGAGACTGGGATCTTTGGTTTCTCAACAAAATACAGACTTGACAAACATTCTCTCTAATTGTTTGGGACATGTCTGCGGTTCATTGTGCAGAGTGGCGCCATCACACAGACACACTCATTTGGCATGGCACGCATGTGTCATCCACAATGGCGGGCCTGCAATTCATGTTTTCTACCCTTGGGCCCAAGGTTAGGAGTGGCCCTAGCTGTTTTGCCAGCCAGGGCAGAAAATGTTTCCAATATTTTTGGCCCCACCTACTCCCGAGAAACCAAGCATGCacataagcacacacacacaaagagccaGCCAGTTGGacgggagccaaaaaataaaaataaaaagctgagcTGCAGAGCAGATTTGTGCCCCCTGGAAGTTACTGCCCTGCTTGCCCACCTCTAGAACCAGCTGTTCCCGCCTGAGGTACCTGAATGTTCAGCTCTCTAGACGGCTCAGTAACAGCATAGCAGGGTTAAATGGATCTCCCACCTGCATCAGAGCCCAGCAGAGGAGAAAGGTTCAAGAAATGGGTTGTAATTCAGCTCAGGTTGTTTATTGGTGTGTCATGTACAGGTAACACAGCCGGCACCTCTATGATCTAATCACACCTGGCAAGCTCATCTCTCACCAGGGATAGATTTGTCCATCCCAGCCCACGAAGGAACCATTCTCCTTCTCAGAGTAATttaacaaaccaaacaaaattcCCAAACAAAAGCCACACTTTAAGTCTAACCTTAACTCTgatttcctgggtttgtaatgttagttttggggataattacaacatccctggaATGGTTTACCCGTATAGTATTGATAAGTATTCCAGTCTTCACTCCAGTTTAACGTAGTTGTGATCTGGGTGTACAGATGAGTTTGTGGCAGAACCAAGACTGTAAGGTCCTCTGATGTGCTCTGGATGGAAGTGGCCAGTCACCCTAACCAAGAGATTGTAAATGTGTTATGACCCCTACCTTTTCTGTTCCCATTCTGGTTTTCACCCAGCCAGGGTGGATAGAAGTGCACAGAATCCCATAGTCTTTGTACGCCAAGGACTGGCACCTGGTGATCATGTTCAGAGCAGCCTGTGGGTGGGACACATGGTGAGCAGAGATAAGAGCACAGGACAGAGAGGCATCTTCCCTACAGGACATGACCCCCGATCCCACAGTACTGATATGCAAGGGTGGAGGGGGTGTCATCTGGGCTGACAGGGGAGGAGATAAATAGCACTGGGCGGAAGGTGAGGAGCTTCATACATAAGCAGTACTGCTGAACTAAAGGGCAGCTCCCACTTCACTTAGTGGACAAACCCAGCTCAGCTGCTCGGGGTGACAGATAAGGTTGCCAACTCtcactgaagctattctgggagattcaaccctcaccccccccaacATAACatgatgtcattttcttaaaatatcccattaaaatctcctggattgctttcaatagtcactggaAGATCGatgctgattctgggagactccaggcccatcctggagggttggcaactccaGCAACAGATCAAAAGAAAACTGCCCACCTCACAATAAATCTTCAATCTTTGCTGCCCCTGCGTAAAGGATACAAGGCTGTGAGATACCAAATCCCAGAAATCTCTGGTTTTATCCTTTTATAGGCTGGAATGCTGAGCCAAGCAGAAACCAGGAGACCCAATCCTGATAAAACGAAAGAAGGAAAATCCTTGGCCAAGCCCAGCTGTTGGCATTGGCTGTAGCTACACCTTGAGATTCTACACAGCTGAGACTCATCCAGGGTTCAGTACACAAGGAACAGATGGCACCAGCAGCTGGTTCCAAACCCAGCTGAATTCCTGTGACCCTTGTAGCAATAACATTCCTGGCAGTCTCAGAGTGGGGAAAGGATCCCACTGAAGACAGCCCTCCTCACTGCCCAATGGCGACCAAAGCTGGATGAGTTTGGAAGCTGGTAATACGTCCGGATCTCTGATTTGTTGTTAAACAGTAATTCTGGCGAAAGGTTGACTATAAAGGGGGAGATGCAGGGACACGTGCACTGTTTCCTTAAATCTGTAGCAAGAAGCCAGGCAGGAGGAGGCTAGGGAGGTTCTGGGGCAGAAGCTCTGCAGGGAAGCAGGGTGGGAGACTGAGGTGTACAGAAGGCGCAGCAGAGGAGGCTAGTTACACTTGAAAGAAGTGAGAGGGGTCCCGTATTGTACCTTGCTGCAGCGGTAGCTGGGGTCTGGCAGCAGTTCCCATGATGTAACAAGTGCTATGGAAGCAGCCGTGCTGGACATGTTGACAATGGCGgccttcctgcagctcagccCTGTCTGCGTACTCTGCTGGGCAGCCTTCTTCAGCAATGGCAGGAACTCCTGAGGGAGATACCGATGACTGTGTTACGACAGGGGTGACACCACTGTACCAGGGAAGGAGCCCATCAATTATGTTAATGTCAGGGAGAGGGAGGCTCTAAAGATGGAGTCTGTGATTCAGGCAGTTGGTGCATCCCATAGTTCTTGGGAATATGATGACTGGCAAACCCTTCTATAGGTCAGAGTGTGCTCTCCCTGAAGGGagcctgctctgctccttccGAGAGGTGAGCCCTGCTGCAGGCACTAGCCCTGCACAGTCCTTTTGTGCATGGTCTGGGCCTGTGCCCAATCTCTGGGTAGGAGCATCATGGGGAAGGGGCTCCTTGGcagggcacaatctggccctcacCCTTATAGCTGCATGGCCCTCTGGTACAGCCTTTGAACCAGAAGAGAACATGTGATATACTGACTGAGGAACTAagggataacaacctactactgcgACCAGCTAGTGGAGTTATTTCATTAGCCCAAGTGGTAGAAGACTGTGCTTTGGTGCTCAAGGTTCAAAGGGGATGTTAGAGCATCTTTCTTGagtctagtatcagagggatagccggcaatatcagatattaggaatggcaatatacaaaaaccagtaggagaacacttcaaccttcctggccacacaatagcagatgtaaaggtagccatcctgcagcaaaaaaacttcaggaccagacttcaaagagaaactgctgagcttcagttcctttacaaatttgacaccatcagctcaggattaaacaaagactgtgaatggctatccaactacaaaagcagtttctcctcccttggtgttcacacttcaacggctagaagagggcctcatcctccctgattgaactaacctcgttatttccaacctgattcttgcctgcatatttatacctgcctctggaaatttccattacatgcatctgacgaagtgggtattcacccacaaaaacttatgctccaatacatctgttagtctataaggtgccacaggactcttcgttgcttCTCTTGAGTCTGAAGCTACAGAccaccttgtttttaaaaaatgagtcaaAAATTTGTCTTAGCCAAGCGTCTCAGCTCGTTCCAGGGCAGTCTTGGCTTAGTGTCAGAGGAGTTTCCTGGATGTCAGGTGTATTCTTACCTGGCTCACCAGCAGAGGCCCAACTGTGTTAGTTAGGTATACAATTGCCATGGTCTCAGCGTTCTCATTCTCCATTGTGGTCATCCGTGCGATGCCAGCATTGTTTATCAGGAGATTCAGTCCATGTCCCTGCACATGGTCTTCCACTCTCTGCACAGCTGCCTTTATGCTGTTTGGATCTGTGACATCTACAGACAGCACAGGGGATTCAGAAACATCCTTCCTATAGCAGCTCTGCCCTGTCTATCAGCTCTACCAGCCCATTTAGCTGTTGACCCTGTCTTCGGCTGGCCAATGAAAGCAGCCTCACTAACTCGCTTGCATCTCCCTCAAGCCCCTCTGGGAACTCTCCCACGCTGCCTCTGAttccaggggcaggggaaatcccTTGACATTTGTAAATAATTATGCTTATCCTCTTTGCACTGCCTCCTTAAAACCTACCTGTGCTGTGGTGTCTGCAAATCACACCCAGGCAGGTGCGTGCTGAGCTGAGATTTCATTTCTGTTTCTTAACCAAACTGTGTCCCATTTGCCTGCTTTGCTGTGTCTGGCACTGGGATCTgtctggggtagggactgtcttcttTATTActggtctgtgcagcacctaacacaatgggattcCGATCCTGGATTGGGAGTCCCAGCTGCTAGCATTATACAAATTATAAAGCATCATCATGATGTTTTTTCTGGATCCAAATAGAAACCCACAGCTTTCAATCTAATGTGGCTTTTATTTTAGATCCTGGAAACTCATAAGAAAGAATTAAAGTTCccatgagagagcacagtgtgtctCTCTCCTCCGTAACAAGCTGCTGAACCTCTGAGAACAAAACGGCTGCTGGCTCTGCATGCAGGGAGAGGTTATTGGAATTTGCGGGCTAGGAAACTGCAAACAATGTGCAGCAGTTGCACAGAGACACCATGCTACAGGTGCCATGGGGGTATTGCAAGATTTGGTATGAGATGAAATATCAGTCCCTTGGGCACACTTAATGgggacttagggtatgtctacactacgggattaatccaaatttatataatttgaattttggaaatagattgtataaagtcgaatgtatgcggccacactaagcacattaattcggtggtgtgcatccatgtaccagggctagcgtcgatttccagagcgttgcactgtgggtagttatcccatagctatcccatagttcccgcagtctccctacccattggaattctgggttgagatcccagtgcctgatggggcaaaaaacattgtcgcaagtggttctgggtacagcctcacccctccctccatgaaagcaacggcagataaccatttcacgccttttttcctgggtgaacactgcagactccataccacggcaagcatggagcctgctcagctcaagacagcagtcatgaacattgtaaacacctcgcgcattctcgtgcagtttatgctgagccaggaccagaaaaacgaggcgaggaggcggtggcgacggcagcgcagcgacaaccgtgatgaggacatggacatggacacagaattctctcaaaccacgggcccTGGTACTTTGGAGAttatgttgttaatggggcagattctatccgtggaacgccgattctgggcccaggaaacaagcacagactggtgggaccgcatagtgttacaggtgtgggatgattcccagtgactgcgaaactttcgcatgcgtaagggcactttcatggaactttgtgactggctgtcccctgccctgaagcgccagaataccaggatgagagcagccctcacagttgagaagcaagtggcgatagccctgtggaagcttgcaacaccagacagctaccggtcagttgggaatcaatttggagtgcgcaaatctactgtgggggctgctgtgatgcaagtagccaaagcaatcactgaggtgctgctatgaaaggtagtgactctgggaaatgtgcaggtcatagtggatggctttgccacAATGGGATTCCCTAGCTGTGGTGGGaagatagatggaacccatatccctattttggcaccggagcaccaagccaccgagtacataaaccgcaaggggtacttttcaatggtgctgcaggcacttgtggatcacaagggacgtttcaccaacatcaacgtgtgctggccgggaagggttcatgaagctcgcatcttcaggaacactaatctgtttaaatgtccacagcaagggacttacttcccagaccagaaaataaccattggggaagttgaaatgccaatagttattcttggggacccagcctaccccttaatgccatggctcatgaagccatacacaggcagcctggacaggatcaggagctgttcaactacaggctgagcaagtgcagaatggtggtagaatgtgcatttagcTGTTTAAaagctggcgatcgttactgactcgctcagacctcagccaaaccaatatccccattgttatttctgcttgctgtgtgctccacaatctctgtgaaaataAGGGGGAGACccttatggtggggtgggaggctgaggcaaatcgcctggctgctgattacgccagagcgattagaagagcacaccaggaagcgctgtgcatcagagaagctttgaaaaccagttt encodes:
- the LOC117886656 gene encoding short chain dehydrogenase gsfK-like yields the protein MAEFNVGSVLVTGSNRGIGLGLVKRFLELPNPPEWIFATTREPDGSQSKEVMELALKHPNLVVLQLDVTDPNSIKAAVQRVEDHVQGHGLNLLINNAGIARMTTMENENAETMAIVYLTNTVGPLLVSQEFLPLLKKAAQQSTQTGLSCRKAAIVNMSSTAASIALVTSWELLPDPSYRCSKDWVSWFLLGSAFQPIKG